In Glycine max cultivar Williams 82 chromosome 4, Glycine_max_v4.0, whole genome shotgun sequence, the genomic stretch ATGACACGGAgagtatattatttattacatgttcttggaatatttaaaaaagtccataatagatgatcatatatttttttgacgaCCTTTCTTTCTTAGGGCACctattaatattatcttattcGGCCTATTTACCTGTTTGTAGACACACACTCTGTTTCCCTCCATTCTTGAGAAAGACATTCCGAGCAGTTTTTCGCACTCTCaccaaaaccatttttttttaataccaaaCAAGATGGCCAAAGAGCAGCAAAAGCAGGATCCCGCGGCAATCACCAACTCCttccaaaaccaaaaccaaacgCAGGTttaaaccctttttttttcttttcttttcactctcatttgcttatataaatgaaaaacaaaaaaagaaactcGTGTTAATCTAGATCGTGTTTACATAGATGCattgagtgtgtgtgtgtgtgtgtgtgtgtgtgtgtgtgtgtgtgatcaTCAAATTCACTCGTAGTCCTAACCCATGTTTTGAAATTTACTTGTGGGAGTAGGAATTGCAGGGTAAAGGTGAAGTGGAAAAGGAGGAGGAGGCTGAGGCCCCTTTAGCTCTAAGCGTTACATACAAggtatttttttcaattgggTTCTCTCTGCATTGAAAAAGATTAAAACTTGTTTTGGTGAATGCAGGTTTTGCACATGTTGGGAGACATCACAGCAGGGCCTGCATCTATGTTCGCGCAATGGCTCCAATTAGTTCGTAAACGCACTTCCAACTGTCGCACTTCTGGCTTCCCTCACCGTTCTTCCAGCATGCCTTCTAGGTTCCCTTCTCTTTCTTCTCCATCAATTGCATTTGTACAGTTTTTCATAATTGTCATTGAGCATGAAATGTAATAGGCTGATACCAAGGAGATGtttggttttgagaaaaatggtTTTTTGGTTATATTTCtccttttcataaataattacaaaaatgtcacgtTGATATCACTTTTGTTTACTatgttcaaaattttgaataggAAGCAGCCAAATCAATTTgtcattatttgttaaaatgagAAGTAAAACTAGAAACATGCTTTCTCAAATTAACCGGACTTGAAGTTTTTTTGGAAGGGGAGTGGTAAACGGGGTATGTTGGAGgagtttcctttttttatgaatttagtaTGCTTTCTGAAGTGGTTGTTAAGgatgatttaatttttgttcagcCCGGGAGAATCTATTGAGGACACGAAGAATGATCAGCAAACAGAGATTAGTTTGTGGGAGAGGCTTGGTAAAGCTGAAATGTTGGACATTGAGTCGAGCTcattttcttgggagagacTCTCTTCACTTCACCACACTGAGCACACTAGCAGCAATGAACATTCTGAGGATGAAATGAACCGTGTTCTTGAGGTTAGTGTCAACATGCAAATAGCTTCAATGTTCAAGCTCCAAAGAGTTAGATATACAGATGAAAAGcatgtgatttttatttcagCATGTTAAtgatcattgtttttttttttaatgtttataaagaaatatagttatgtccaatatattttttgttagctGCTTCCATATAACATCAACACCTGTTctgataattgattttttttttgttgcatcaAGCATTTCCTGTGTGATGGTTTGACttgaaaaaatcaatgttatgtTGTAAtaattgtgttttatttttcttttgaagtaCACGAGCGTCTGCATAaatggtttattttatttttctttacctgTGGCTCTGTCTCTTCTCATTTGTCTGAGCATAGGTAACAGTAAATTCTGGAGGGGTAGTCTTCTTTGCCTTTTTCAATGGTCTTGGGAACGACGATGCCTCTTCAAAAGAAGCAGCCGCTGTTATAAAGATATCGTCTTCAAGAATGGCAACACAATCCGAACGTCTTGGTTATGAATTTGCCAAATGGTTGGGAGTCCAAACTCCGCaggttagtttttatatttttttatctaattgacATTCTGAATTGTGTAGGCTTAGAGTGTCAATCTATATTTCTGCTAAATtcattctttacttttattgggAATACAAGGCTAGAGTCATCCACAATACAAGTTTAGAGTGGACCCAGATAAAGGAAGCTACAGAAAAAGCAAGGGATGCTGCAAGTTCTACAACCGATGAAGTTGGTGAAATGACATGCACAGAACTTTTGGAAGCACTTGAACTTAGCCGATGTCTCATGTTTATGAGGTATGATTCAAATCTAGTGCCAATATGATAAGGTTTATACCATGGCAGCAGAAGACATCTTGCTTGCCTTGTTCTATTTGTTTCATGGAACAAATCATGATTGGGCTTGATGGGATAATTTCAAATTGTGGCGTGCTATGTTATCATCTTAATTCTTATATCCGAGATAATGCAACAATCCAAGAAATAACATTGTCATATAAATCTCAATAAATAATGGCAGCTTTTGGTAATCAGCAAGATATAACTATTTCTTTTTGTGTCCTTCACATGTGGTGGAGTGAAATATAGCGGAAGTTGGAGTAGTATTTAAACTATGACACTTTTGTTATgtcatttttaagttaaatcaaatcccatcttttttttataaaaaaaattcaaataaaatccaTTATCTCTATTTCACTGAAAAGCAATTAACATGTTAATCATCTTCTTGCAGTTATGTGCACGGTTCACCCTTGCTTGAAAGCTCTAGAGCATTTGAATCACAGGAATTTGCAGAACGAACATCAGCAGCCCTTGGCAGGATAATGTTGCTGGACCTTGTCATCAGAAATGAAGATAGGCTCCCTTGCCGGCAGCTTAGATGGCGTGGGAACTCTGCAAATTTATTATTGGCTGAGAAGATTATCTCAAATACAGATACAGCAGGAGAAACTCCTGATTCTGCAATGAACACATATGGACAGCGAGTGAGTAGGACacctcaaaaagaaaaaaggtcaaCTTCAATGGATGGTAGATTGAATTCTCATAATTCTGGACTGGTATCACAATGCTCTGGTCTTTCTGACATGAGTTTTAAAAGTCAAATGTCATTAGAATTAATGCTTACTGACTTTATTGTGGCCATTGATTCTGGCGTTCCTCGTCGACCCCCTGCTGGAAAACGTGCAGATGACCAGGTTAATTATCCTAAGTTGGTCGAGTTACTACTCAATAGCTCAGAGTTTTCCTCTAACCTGTTACATGATATAACCGGAGGGAGACTAGGATTCCCTCATCCAGAAGACACAAATACAATCATTGATGTTCATACTACTGATGTAACATCAGTAGTTCATGCGTTCCGTAGTGGTTTTCGTGCTGCTCTTAGGGATCTGCAGGGATTCCACATATTCCTACTCACACTGCATCAAAAACTTGATAATTTGTTAAGATCATTTATGAATACTATAGGCAAAATATCATCAGGGGAGTCTGAAAAAGAGGATGCAGTGGTTCCTGACTCACCTTCACCCACTGTTGTGGGTAGTTGTCCCTCTCCATCTAGTAAGGAAAGGCTTTCTAATGATGTCCATCAAGATTGTAGTGATTCAGAATCTCAGAGAACCGCTCCAAGGACATCATCGTCTTCAGGCAATAGAGATTGTTGCGACTCTGCTTCTTCCATGTCAAGAGAAGGTTGGCATGGAAAACACTCTAAAGGAAGCGTGGAGTCACATCGTGGTCTCCGCTTGACAACTAAGCTCCGTGACTTACATAAATTTGCCAAGGTTGGTCTCTAGGTAGCATAATTCATGGTTTTGGTTCCAATGATGCAGTGAAGTTGTTTTGgtgcatttctttctttttttatggatAGATCATAAATAATCAGCAATTGTCATATTGGTTGTTGTGCAAagtaaagataattttattgcAATTCTATCTGCACAAAATCAATTGGAGTAAATTACACTAACTATCCCTGATGTTTTGTGAAATTACACAAACACTTCCTTTTTTCTACTCATACACTAACCcccttaatttttgaaaaatatactcTGATATTCCTTTATACATTACACTAACTCCCCTTaattgtgtgaaaaatattataCCAGACTCCCCTAAAGGAAGGTTATTGTAAAGGTTAAAAAAGCAGGGGGTGTTTGTGTAAATTCACAAAACCTTCAGGGGTGGTTAGTGTAAATTCACAAAACATAGGACAGTATT encodes the following:
- the LOC102661225 gene encoding dual specificity protein phosphatase PHS1, translated to MAKEQQKQDPAAITNSFQNQNQTQELQGKGEVEKEEEAEAPLALSVTYKVLHMLGDITAGPASMFAQWLQLVRKRTSNCRTSGFPHRSSSMPSSPGESIEDTKNDQQTEISLWERLGKAEMLDIESSSFSWERLSSLHHTEHTSSNEHSEDEMNRVLEVTVNSGGVVFFAFFNGLGNDDASSKEAAAVIKISSSRMATQSERLGYEFAKWLGVQTPQARVIHNTSLEWTQIKEATEKARDAASSTTDEVGEMTCTELLEALELSRCLMFMSYVHGSPLLESSRAFESQEFAERTSAALGRIMLLDLVIRNEDRLPCRQLRWRGNSANLLLAEKIISNTDTAGETPDSAMNTYGQRVSRTPQKEKRSTSMDGRLNSHNSGLVSQCSGLSDMSFKSQMSLELMLTDFIVAIDSGVPRRPPAGKRADDQVNYPKLVELLLNSSEFSSNLLHDITGGRLGFPHPEDTNTIIDVHTTDVTSVVHAFRSGFRAALRDLQGFHIFLLTLHQKLDNLLRSFMNTIGKISSGESEKEDAVVPDSPSPTVVGSCPSPSSKERLSNDVHQDCSDSESQRTAPRTSSSSGNRDCCDSASSMSREGWHGKHSKGSVESHRGLRLTTKLRDLHKFAKVDSESNKELEQWNEMLKNDAVKLCLEHNFNTGFFEGSDNNTVVDAYELKVRLEHILERIALISEAANTERPSAVTNSLFIGGALAARSTYTLQRLGITHILCLCTNEIGQSDSQFPDLFTYKNFSVCDDEDSNISSIFEEACDFIDYVEQAGHSVLVHCFEGKSRSATLVLAYLMLRKKFTLLEAWNALKRVHRRSQPNDGFAKILLDLDQKLHGKVSMEWQQRKPMMKNCPICGKNTGLSSSSLKLHLQKSHKKLSSGSVDSAMTIEIQKALTTLKISHGGSVSPKPRKSHSTIEA